The following are encoded together in the Acidicapsa ligni genome:
- the kdsA gene encoding 3-deoxy-8-phosphooctulonate synthase has product MKHTFEIGPVLVGAGELFLIAGPCVIESEAHVRKMADAIQKITSDLGVPYIFKASYDKANRTSVKSFRGPGIVEGTRILRAVAEATGLPVLTDVHEAGHCEIAAEAVDVLQIPAFLCRQTDLLVAAGKTGRAVNIKKGQFVAPWDMQYPVEKTRSTGNERVFLTERGASFGYNNLVVDFRSFPVMREFGPIVFDGTHSVQQPSAANGVSGGQPEFIPLLARAAVAAGVDGLFLEVHDDPANAKSDGANALDLKNLKPLLEKLLAIHAAAK; this is encoded by the coding sequence ATGAAACATACCTTTGAAATTGGTCCAGTGCTGGTAGGTGCGGGCGAGCTTTTTCTGATCGCCGGACCTTGTGTGATCGAGTCTGAGGCGCATGTGCGCAAGATGGCCGACGCGATTCAGAAGATCACCTCGGACCTCGGCGTTCCGTACATCTTCAAAGCCAGCTACGACAAGGCAAATCGCACTTCGGTGAAGAGCTTTCGCGGCCCCGGCATTGTCGAGGGCACGCGGATTCTCCGTGCCGTAGCCGAAGCGACCGGCCTGCCCGTTTTGACCGATGTGCATGAAGCAGGGCACTGCGAAATCGCCGCCGAAGCTGTCGATGTTTTGCAGATTCCGGCGTTTCTCTGCCGCCAGACGGACCTGCTCGTAGCGGCTGGCAAAACCGGCCGTGCAGTCAACATCAAAAAAGGCCAGTTCGTTGCGCCCTGGGATATGCAATATCCAGTCGAAAAGACCAGATCGACGGGCAATGAACGTGTTTTTCTCACCGAGCGCGGAGCCAGCTTCGGCTACAACAACCTGGTGGTCGATTTCCGCTCTTTCCCGGTCATGAGAGAGTTCGGGCCCATTGTCTTCGACGGCACTCATTCGGTCCAGCAGCCCTCGGCAGCGAACGGCGTCAGCGGCGGTCAGCCGGAGTTCATTCCTCTGCTGGCTCGCGCGGCGGTGGCAGCCGGAGTTGACGGCCTCTTTCTCGAAGTTCACGATGACCCGGCGAATGCCAAATCCGACGGCGCAAATGCACTCGACCTGAAGAATCTCAAGCCGCTCCTGGAGAAGTTGTTGGCCATTCACGCCGCGGCAAAGTAG
- a CDS encoding S9 family peptidase has product MSAPINRAFVRLGSYSAVAVFSSITFLLCSPMCSPLSAQEKPAKERVEEVLKGMRRGHGVGPVAVSPDGSLLAFVRPSKDGSQIELAPFADPSKTTRITAAKKDDAKCGESMVAWSPDSRHLAFVGDCLSSEGQSNPDDVFIATINGDLAKGKIKADVQRLTEARGEVGFPTFSPDGSHIAFLYVEGATRAAGALAAMKPWAGVIGEDGVEIQRVAVIDATAHKASTPQQATPANLHVYEFDWSPDSKSLAYVAANPPGENNWWVAKLYTQALGAEPKAILAPSEVAGALHGLQIAVPRWSPNGEKIAFIGGLMSDQGSTGGDVWTIQSDGSNLTNVTPERKASPAWITWASDSKLFLSELAGGNAQLVSLDLGAGGGTFSAPVYSFPGSAGDGRLELSLSTTKDHSVFVFNASSFEHAVETYAARPGAATITSVAGLQQLSHLNDGIEPAWGKVQSLRWQNEGFDVQGWLHFPVGYDPAKKYALIVLVHGGPAAAATARWGGGSLSAAAFSALGYFVLEPNPRGSFGQGEAFTAANRKDFGYGDLRDILAGVDTVVAKYPVDSARVGLTGWSYGGFMTMFAVTQTNRFKAAVAGAGISDWESYYGENSIDQWMTPYFGTSVYKDPAVYAKSSAINFIEKVKTPTLAVVGDRDGECPAPQSFEFWHALRDQHVPTQLVVYPNEGHGFVDPEHRTDVMVRAIDWFAKYMPASE; this is encoded by the coding sequence ATGTCGGCACCTATAAATCGCGCGTTTGTACGGCTTGGATCGTATTCTGCCGTTGCTGTCTTTAGCTCTATTACTTTCCTTCTCTGTTCGCCTATGTGCTCGCCTCTATCAGCGCAGGAGAAGCCTGCCAAAGAGCGCGTTGAAGAGGTGCTTAAGGGCATGAGGCGCGGTCATGGCGTGGGGCCGGTGGCCGTCTCACCCGATGGCTCCCTGCTGGCCTTCGTGCGCCCCAGCAAAGATGGCTCGCAGATTGAGCTGGCTCCCTTTGCCGATCCCTCGAAAACTACGCGCATCACTGCCGCCAAAAAGGACGATGCGAAGTGTGGAGAGAGCATGGTCGCCTGGTCTCCTGATTCGCGCCATCTGGCTTTCGTCGGCGACTGCCTGAGCAGTGAAGGTCAAAGCAATCCGGATGATGTTTTTATAGCCACCATCAACGGCGATTTGGCCAAAGGCAAGATCAAAGCTGATGTCCAGCGGCTCACCGAGGCAAGGGGCGAAGTCGGCTTCCCGACCTTTTCTCCCGATGGATCTCACATCGCTTTCCTCTATGTAGAAGGCGCAACCCGCGCCGCCGGAGCCCTGGCCGCGATGAAGCCCTGGGCAGGCGTCATTGGTGAAGATGGCGTTGAAATCCAGCGCGTTGCTGTCATCGACGCCACGGCACACAAAGCCAGCACGCCGCAGCAGGCAACTCCTGCAAACCTGCATGTGTATGAATTTGACTGGTCGCCGGATTCGAAATCACTCGCTTATGTTGCAGCGAATCCGCCGGGAGAAAACAACTGGTGGGTTGCCAAGCTATACACGCAGGCTCTCGGTGCGGAGCCGAAGGCAATTCTCGCTCCGTCTGAAGTCGCAGGCGCGCTGCATGGATTGCAGATCGCGGTGCCCCGTTGGTCTCCGAACGGCGAAAAGATCGCGTTCATCGGCGGCCTGATGAGCGACCAGGGATCGACCGGCGGCGACGTCTGGACCATCCAGTCCGACGGTAGCAATCTGACGAATGTAACTCCAGAACGAAAAGCCAGTCCCGCATGGATCACCTGGGCCTCCGACTCAAAGCTGTTCCTCAGCGAGCTGGCTGGCGGCAACGCCCAGTTGGTGAGCCTAGACCTGGGCGCGGGCGGTGGCACTTTTTCGGCGCCGGTTTATAGTTTCCCCGGTTCCGCTGGCGATGGCCGCCTGGAGCTGAGCCTCTCTACCACCAAAGATCATTCGGTCTTCGTATTCAATGCGAGTTCGTTCGAACACGCCGTAGAAACCTATGCCGCCAGGCCTGGCGCGGCGACGATCACCAGTGTCGCCGGTTTGCAGCAACTGTCGCATCTCAACGACGGCATCGAGCCCGCCTGGGGAAAAGTGCAATCCCTCCGTTGGCAGAATGAAGGCTTCGATGTGCAGGGTTGGCTGCATTTTCCAGTGGGCTATGATCCGGCAAAGAAGTATGCCCTCATCGTGCTGGTACACGGTGGGCCAGCCGCAGCCGCAACTGCGCGCTGGGGTGGTGGCAGTCTGAGTGCTGCTGCGTTTTCAGCGCTTGGATACTTCGTTCTCGAACCGAACCCGCGCGGCAGCTTTGGCCAGGGAGAGGCGTTCACGGCAGCCAATCGCAAGGACTTCGGTTATGGCGATCTGCGTGACATTCTCGCCGGAGTGGATACAGTCGTTGCCAAATACCCCGTGGACTCGGCGCGTGTCGGGCTCACCGGTTGGAGCTACGGCGGATTCATGACCATGTTCGCTGTGACCCAGACCAATCGTTTCAAGGCCGCCGTTGCAGGCGCAGGTATCTCGGACTGGGAGAGCTATTACGGGGAAAACTCAATCGACCAGTGGATGACTCCCTACTTTGGCACGTCGGTCTACAAAGACCCAGCGGTCTACGCGAAAAGCTCGGCGATTAATTTCATCGAAAAGGTGAAGACGCCGACGCTGGCCGTAGTTGGCGATCGCGATGGGGAATGCCCCGCTCCGCAATCCTTCGAGTTCTGGCATGCCCTGCGCGATCAGCATGTGCCTACGCAACTGGTGGTCTATCCAAACGAGGGTCACGGGTTTGTCGATCCCGAGCATCGTACGGATGTGATGGTGCGAGCAATCGACTGGTTTGCAAAATACATGCCCGCCAGCGAATAA
- the ribH gene encoding 6,7-dimethyl-8-ribityllumazine synthase, giving the protein MIKGISFLRPAKTAADYGKLANFFSALGFTAGHGWDEPASRGASFLAPLANLEFVDGAMPSTADILVEVLHLDAVRETALTWLRSQVEGEADARITAIADTDWKSRTFTVTPIDGHSFTFWEWADPLKGKPVAVEGDLSAAGMRFAIVAARWNAVITERLLDGALDALLRSGAARRHIEIVRVPGAWEVAAAARTIADRVTPSRGPVDAIITLGCLIRGETAHYEAIYNEVARGIGQSQQETGIPHSFGVLTCETLEQALNRAGIKAGNKGFEAGVAAIEMVSLRRKLLESNSMDSNDREDA; this is encoded by the coding sequence ATGATCAAGGGCATCTCTTTTCTGCGCCCGGCAAAGACCGCGGCTGATTATGGCAAACTGGCAAACTTTTTCTCAGCACTCGGCTTCACCGCAGGCCATGGCTGGGACGAACCCGCAAGCCGTGGTGCTTCTTTCCTGGCGCCACTGGCCAATCTTGAGTTCGTAGATGGTGCTATGCCTTCAACTGCGGACATCCTGGTGGAAGTGCTTCATCTCGATGCCGTTCGCGAGACAGCTCTGACGTGGCTGCGCAGCCAGGTTGAAGGCGAGGCTGACGCACGCATTACCGCCATCGCGGATACGGATTGGAAGTCGCGAACTTTCACCGTCACGCCGATTGATGGGCATTCGTTCACCTTCTGGGAATGGGCCGATCCGCTCAAGGGCAAGCCTGTGGCTGTTGAAGGCGATCTCTCTGCGGCCGGCATGCGCTTCGCTATCGTCGCCGCACGCTGGAACGCTGTTATTACCGAGCGTCTGCTGGATGGAGCGCTCGATGCGTTGTTGCGCAGCGGTGCCGCTCGCCGCCATATCGAGATCGTGCGTGTGCCCGGTGCGTGGGAAGTTGCAGCGGCGGCGCGTACGATTGCCGATCGAGTTACTCCCAGCCGCGGCCCTGTCGATGCAATCATCACGCTGGGCTGCCTTATTCGCGGCGAAACTGCGCATTACGAGGCCATCTACAACGAAGTCGCGCGCGGAATCGGCCAGTCGCAGCAGGAGACCGGAATTCCTCATTCCTTTGGCGTACTCACCTGCGAGACGTTGGAGCAGGCGTTGAACCGCGCGGGCATCAAGGCGGGCAACAAGGGCTTCGAGGCTGGTGTTGCAGCCATTGAGATGGTTTCGCTGCGTCGCAAGCTTCTTGAGTCCAATTCAATGGATTCAAACGATCGCGAGGACGCATGA
- the nusB gene encoding transcription antitermination factor NusB → MSTAGSGTRRKSRELAMQMLFQGDIGKQTPEQVGKTFWVAREESDADVRGFAEDLYRAATVRSDEIDELIVAHLVNWRLERMPGVDRNVLRLAVAEMLGFKGTPFPIIINEALEIARRYSAPESVSFLNGVLDALAKDLIKRI, encoded by the coding sequence ATGAGTACCGCGGGTTCCGGAACGCGCCGCAAGTCGCGCGAACTGGCAATGCAGATGCTCTTCCAGGGCGATATAGGCAAGCAGACCCCAGAACAGGTCGGCAAGACTTTCTGGGTCGCCCGGGAGGAGTCCGATGCAGACGTGCGCGGCTTTGCCGAGGATCTTTATCGTGCCGCGACCGTTCGTTCCGACGAGATTGACGAGCTGATCGTGGCACATCTCGTCAACTGGCGGCTGGAGCGGATGCCTGGCGTCGATCGCAACGTTTTGCGGCTTGCCGTGGCTGAAATGCTCGGATTCAAAGGCACGCCTTTTCCAATCATCATCAATGAGGCTCTGGAGATTGCGCGTCGCTACTCCGCTCCGGAGTCGGTCAGTTTTCTGAATGGGGTTCTTGACGCGCTGGCCAAGGATCTGATCAAGCGCATTTAA
- a CDS encoding enoyl-CoA hydratase-related protein produces MAFEHILLEKRAPIAVVTINRPRVLNALNAATLSELSEAFEDLAADTAIGVILLTGAGSKAFVAGADIHELAVLDEASGRAFAARGQAIFRRIETLGKPVIAVIPGFALGGGCELAMACTLRLASDAARFGQPEVKLGIIAGFGGTQRLPRLVGRGAALKLLLSGAIISAEEALRIGLVDEVVEAEQLMARAEVLALEIAANAPLALAKTLEAVDRGLDLSLEKGLALEAELFGNCCSTADKAEGTGSFLAKRPASWTGK; encoded by the coding sequence GTGGCATTCGAACATATTCTTCTCGAAAAGCGAGCGCCCATCGCGGTTGTAACGATCAATCGCCCCAGGGTTTTGAACGCGCTCAACGCCGCCACGCTTTCCGAATTGTCAGAAGCCTTTGAAGATCTGGCCGCAGATACCGCAATCGGTGTCATCCTGCTCACCGGAGCGGGCTCGAAGGCCTTTGTTGCGGGTGCGGACATTCATGAATTAGCTGTGCTGGACGAGGCTTCTGGCCGGGCCTTTGCTGCTCGCGGCCAGGCAATCTTTCGCCGTATCGAGACTCTTGGAAAGCCGGTGATCGCCGTTATTCCTGGCTTTGCATTGGGCGGTGGCTGTGAGCTGGCGATGGCATGCACGCTTCGCCTTGCAAGCGATGCCGCCAGATTCGGGCAGCCTGAGGTAAAGCTTGGCATCATCGCCGGTTTTGGTGGAACGCAGCGGTTGCCTCGGCTGGTTGGCCGAGGGGCTGCACTGAAATTATTGTTGAGCGGCGCCATTATTTCTGCTGAAGAAGCTTTGCGCATCGGGCTCGTGGACGAGGTTGTAGAAGCGGAGCAGTTGATGGCTCGCGCCGAGGTGCTGGCATTGGAGATCGCAGCCAATGCGCCGCTTGCCCTGGCGAAGACACTGGAAGCGGTGGATCGGGGATTAGATCTCTCCCTTGAGAAAGGGTTGGCGCTTGAAGCGGAACTTTTCGGCAATTGCTGCAGCACTGCGGATAAAGCTGAAGGCACAGGTTCCTTTCTCGCGAAACGGCCTGCATCGTGGACTGGAAAATAG
- a CDS encoding PadR family transcriptional regulator, translating to MFGKERLREFAEARFTEAHSHEGRGEGRHGHHEERHHGRHGGFGAGFEGFLGRGRERGFGGGFGSDRERLFDSGELRLVILQLVAEKPSYGYEIIKAIEERLSGGYAPSPGVVYPTLTLLEEEGYAISSMEGTKKLFTITESGTEYLKTNQATLKAIFGRMEQAGQAFGRGRSPQIMRAIMNLKFALKIRASQGTLSPEQTRRIAEAIDAAARVIGEV from the coding sequence ATGTTTGGAAAAGAAAGATTGAGAGAATTTGCAGAAGCACGATTTACCGAGGCCCACAGCCACGAAGGCAGAGGAGAAGGTCGCCACGGCCATCACGAAGAGCGCCATCACGGACGCCACGGCGGTTTCGGCGCTGGCTTCGAAGGCTTTCTGGGGCGAGGCCGGGAACGCGGCTTTGGCGGTGGTTTCGGATCGGACCGCGAGCGCCTCTTCGACTCGGGAGAACTACGCCTCGTCATCCTGCAACTCGTCGCCGAAAAGCCCAGCTACGGCTACGAAATCATCAAAGCCATTGAAGAACGCCTCTCCGGCGGCTACGCACCCAGCCCCGGCGTCGTATACCCCACCCTCACCCTCCTCGAAGAAGAAGGCTACGCCATCTCTTCCATGGAAGGCACCAAAAAGCTCTTCACCATTACCGAATCAGGCACCGAGTACCTGAAAACAAACCAGGCCACGCTCAAAGCCATCTTCGGACGCATGGAGCAGGCAGGCCAGGCCTTTGGACGAGGCAGATCGCCGCAAATCATGCGTGCCATCATGAACTTGAAATTCGCACTCAAGATCCGCGCAAGCCAGGGCACTCTATCGCCCGAGCAAACACGCAGGATCGCTGAAGCGATCGACGCGGCAGCCAGGGTGATCGGTGAGGTTTGA
- a CDS encoding alpha/beta hydrolase, which yields MHSIARLRSLISLILVAIFSHILLAERIPSESGIIYGVAARQRLTMDYYAGQGAGPHPAVILVHSGGFVAGDSRSSSEIYCADFLVPAGYAVFSINYRLAPEFFYPAPIQDVERAIRFVRANAGRWDVDPARLALVGGSAGGYIGAMAGLEQELGNEAASDPVERASARVQAVVSLYGLTGFEDGKLSKNEHLLLDHLIRQKGKAAALREASPAHLVSKTSPPFLQIIGDKDEYFGLSSVTGFDEKLRAAGVSSTVIVIPGGSHGTYDWHRLPNVPDWERRMTEWLNAELSHSGPIGEGIRRREPVAEASSSR from the coding sequence ATGCATTCTATTGCCAGGCTACGATCGCTCATTTCGCTTATTCTTGTCGCGATATTCAGTCACATCCTGCTTGCTGAACGTATTCCATCCGAGAGCGGAATCATCTACGGCGTTGCAGCTCGACAGCGGCTCACGATGGACTACTATGCCGGGCAGGGTGCGGGGCCGCATCCGGCGGTGATACTTGTGCATAGCGGCGGCTTTGTCGCTGGCGATAGCAGAAGCAGTAGCGAAATCTACTGTGCTGATTTTCTTGTACCGGCTGGTTATGCGGTCTTCTCTATCAACTATCGCCTGGCTCCTGAATTTTTCTATCCGGCTCCCATTCAAGATGTGGAGAGGGCGATCCGTTTTGTGCGCGCTAACGCTGGGCGCTGGGATGTCGATCCGGCGCGCCTTGCGCTGGTTGGCGGATCGGCTGGCGGCTACATTGGAGCGATGGCTGGACTTGAGCAGGAGCTGGGAAATGAAGCAGCTTCTGACCCGGTGGAGCGCGCAAGTGCGAGGGTTCAGGCTGTGGTTTCGTTGTATGGGCTAACTGGTTTTGAGGACGGCAAACTGAGTAAGAACGAACATCTTTTATTGGACCATCTCATCCGGCAGAAGGGGAAAGCGGCGGCTCTGCGCGAAGCTTCGCCTGCTCATCTTGTCTCGAAAACTTCTCCTCCTTTTCTGCAGATCATCGGAGATAAAGATGAGTATTTTGGATTGAGCAGTGTAACTGGATTCGACGAGAAGTTACGCGCTGCGGGAGTGTCCAGTACTGTCATTGTGATTCCTGGCGGAAGTCATGGAACCTATGATTGGCATCGTCTTCCGAATGTGCCTGACTGGGAGCGAAGGATGACGGAGTGGTTGAATGCGGAGCTCTCCCACTCAGGCCCGATAGGCGAAGGGATACGGAGACGGGAGCCTGTTGCAGAGGCTTCATCTTCGAGATAG
- a CDS encoding GGDEF domain-containing protein, translating to MDLHLMAGRPRRIVGLAAGIFLFEASTQLFLRSNHAAAEHLLAYIFLINVAALMAIEIWRARRSDHLKAHWFLLSAVSGLYIVYVLWDLWAGAIFPRVPVAYLISCQFVIAVSSAIPSVLLISLPAGRRYFRHLIWIDLALVAMAAYLFYVVVLHQLPFTSAPVAPIDEMAFMHLLFLESLCVTAAYLLHYFAAVGRDEKWFFGAVSLNAVISLPIRLVFNRLVALHPQESLYNVAGLLVSLLAPTIYLLLPAEDSEAAPFRVGVLADLINIASPAMPSAALLTLGIVVESRFHRIGIAAMTTAFLLFAVRATFFQRSFERAQLFLEQAQMRLREMSYVDALTGIANRRAFNEALDSEWEHSMRSGSPLSLILIDIDLFKQLNDTLGHQEGDGCLVSVAQALRAVLLRKTDILGRYGGDEFAAVLPSTNLKDAEVVAQRLWEAVHILGIEIPGPTVRKISVSVGVGSCTEFHHQTVKDLISAADKALYSAKSAGRDCWRTSDPYL from the coding sequence ATGGATTTGCACCTGATGGCTGGTAGACCGCGCAGGATCGTTGGACTTGCAGCCGGGATATTTTTGTTCGAGGCCTCGACACAGTTGTTTCTCCGTTCGAATCATGCAGCGGCAGAGCATCTCTTAGCCTATATTTTCTTGATCAATGTAGCCGCCCTGATGGCAATTGAGATTTGGCGCGCGAGGCGGTCAGATCACCTCAAGGCGCACTGGTTTCTGCTTTCCGCTGTCTCTGGGCTGTATATCGTTTACGTGCTATGGGATCTTTGGGCTGGCGCGATCTTTCCACGTGTTCCTGTTGCCTACCTTATATCTTGTCAGTTTGTAATCGCGGTCTCGAGCGCTATTCCTTCTGTACTGCTTATCTCACTCCCCGCTGGCAGACGATATTTCCGGCATTTAATATGGATCGATCTAGCTCTGGTAGCGATGGCCGCATACCTTTTCTATGTCGTGGTGCTGCACCAGTTACCTTTTACTTCCGCCCCCGTGGCGCCCATTGATGAAATGGCATTCATGCACCTTCTGTTTCTGGAGAGCCTGTGTGTCACGGCTGCTTACCTGCTGCATTACTTCGCCGCGGTTGGCCGTGATGAAAAATGGTTTTTCGGGGCAGTTAGTCTCAACGCCGTCATTTCGTTGCCTATCCGCCTCGTCTTTAATCGGCTCGTTGCTCTCCATCCGCAAGAGAGCCTGTATAACGTGGCTGGCCTCCTGGTAAGCCTTCTCGCGCCGACGATCTATCTTCTGCTCCCGGCCGAAGATTCCGAGGCAGCGCCTTTTAGGGTAGGTGTGCTGGCGGATCTAATCAACATCGCCAGCCCGGCGATGCCGTCGGCCGCCCTGCTGACGCTCGGTATTGTTGTTGAATCTCGTTTTCATCGGATAGGGATTGCTGCAATGACTACGGCATTTCTGCTGTTTGCGGTTCGCGCCACATTTTTCCAGCGCAGCTTTGAGCGGGCACAATTATTTCTGGAGCAGGCACAGATGCGTCTGCGGGAGATGTCCTATGTGGACGCGCTCACCGGGATTGCGAACCGCCGCGCTTTCAATGAAGCGCTTGATTCCGAATGGGAGCACAGTATGCGCTCAGGTTCGCCGCTTTCGCTTATTTTGATCGACATAGATTTGTTCAAGCAATTGAATGACACGCTGGGCCATCAGGAAGGCGATGGCTGCCTTGTGTCAGTTGCCCAGGCGTTGCGGGCAGTCTTGCTGCGCAAAACAGACATACTGGGCCGCTATGGAGGAGACGAGTTCGCGGCCGTGCTGCCGAGCACAAATTTGAAAGATGCCGAAGTGGTGGCGCAAAGGCTTTGGGAAGCGGTTCACATACTTGGCATCGAAATTCCTGGGCCTACCGTACGCAAAATCAGCGTGAGCGTGGGGGTGGGGAGTTGCACTGAATTTCATCACCAGACTGTAAAGGATTTGATCAGCGCCGCCGATAAAGCACTTTACAGTGCAAAAAGCGCAGGACGCGATTGTTGGCGCACGTCCGATCCATACTTATGA
- a CDS encoding dihydrofolate reductase family protein has product MRKLRIMEHISLDGVIQHSADDDNFPYSDWTAPYRTLAGREAVLAAYGGSFDLLLGRHTYNIWSGFWPKAPSSPLADRLNAATKYVATHHPESLEWGPFESVGPNIVEDIRRIKSQHGPDLILSGSSTLTSTLLEHELADEVLLIVYPVLLGTGKRIFAAQTPPRSFELVNTNALPSGILVNTYKAAGPLKTT; this is encoded by the coding sequence ATGAGAAAGCTCAGAATCATGGAACACATCTCGCTGGACGGTGTAATCCAGCACTCCGCCGATGACGACAATTTCCCCTACAGCGACTGGACTGCGCCCTATCGAACCCTCGCTGGCAGAGAAGCAGTCCTCGCCGCATACGGCGGAAGCTTCGATCTCCTGCTCGGCCGCCACACCTACAACATCTGGTCAGGATTCTGGCCCAAAGCGCCATCCAGCCCGCTGGCGGACCGCCTCAATGCAGCAACAAAATATGTAGCGACCCACCACCCGGAAAGCCTCGAATGGGGCCCATTCGAGAGCGTGGGACCGAACATCGTAGAAGACATTCGCCGCATCAAGTCGCAGCACGGCCCGGACCTCATCCTCTCAGGCAGCTCCACACTGACATCCACGCTACTCGAACACGAACTAGCCGATGAAGTCCTGCTCATCGTCTATCCCGTCCTGCTAGGCACAGGAAAACGCATCTTCGCAGCGCAAACCCCACCACGCTCCTTCGAACTGGTCAACACAAACGCATTGCCATCCGGCATCCTCGTCAACACGTACAAAGCCGCCGGACCATTAAAGACCACATAG
- a CDS encoding aldehyde dehydrogenase family protein: protein MAHKQYQNLIGGQWLPSVSGKTFQNINPADHSDILGTFPSSNAEDVALAVAAAKKAFATWRLVPAPKRAEILYRAGQLLAERKEQFAREMTREMGKVLAETRGDVQEAIDEAYYVAGEGRRLFGQTTPSELANKFAMSVRMPVGVVGMIAPWNFPMAIPSWKLFPALVSGNTCVIKPAEDTPLSTYNLVQTLIDAGVPAGVINIVSGFGPEAGAPLVEHPDVRAISFTGSSAVGSIIGQRASANFKPVSLEMGGKNAMIVMDDANLELALEGALWGAFGTTGQRCTATSRILLHKSIAAEFTQKLVARAAALKVGNGLEEGIEVGPQVNSDQIATSTKYVAIAEAEGAKILTGGKALTEAPYANGTFFAPTVIGSVTPSMRIAREEVFGPVVALIEFNTFEEAIEIANSIDYGLSTSLYSRDVNRAFTAMRDLEAGITYINAPTIGAEVHLPFGGVKQTGNGHREGNGAIDFYTIWKAVYFDYSDTLQRAQIDNAE, encoded by the coding sequence GTGGCACACAAGCAATATCAAAACCTCATCGGCGGCCAATGGCTGCCCTCCGTAAGCGGTAAGACCTTCCAGAACATCAACCCCGCCGATCACTCCGACATCCTGGGCACCTTCCCTTCATCGAATGCCGAAGACGTCGCCCTCGCCGTAGCCGCCGCCAAAAAAGCCTTCGCCACCTGGCGCCTCGTCCCCGCTCCCAAGCGCGCCGAAATCCTCTATCGCGCAGGCCAGCTCCTCGCCGAACGCAAAGAACAATTCGCCCGCGAAATGACCCGCGAAATGGGCAAAGTCCTCGCCGAAACCCGTGGCGACGTCCAGGAAGCAATCGACGAAGCCTACTACGTCGCCGGCGAAGGCCGACGCCTCTTCGGCCAGACCACGCCCTCCGAACTCGCCAACAAATTCGCCATGTCCGTCCGCATGCCCGTCGGCGTCGTCGGCATGATCGCCCCCTGGAACTTCCCCATGGCCATCCCCTCGTGGAAGCTCTTCCCCGCCCTCGTCTCCGGCAACACCTGCGTCATCAAGCCCGCCGAGGACACACCACTCTCCACCTACAACCTCGTCCAGACCCTCATCGACGCAGGCGTCCCCGCAGGGGTAATCAACATCGTCAGCGGCTTCGGTCCCGAGGCCGGAGCACCGCTCGTCGAGCACCCCGACGTCCGCGCCATCAGCTTCACCGGATCAAGCGCCGTAGGCTCCATCATCGGCCAGCGCGCCTCCGCCAACTTCAAGCCAGTCTCATTGGAAATGGGCGGCAAAAACGCCATGATCGTCATGGACGACGCCAACCTCGAACTAGCCCTCGAAGGCGCGCTCTGGGGAGCATTCGGCACCACCGGCCAGCGCTGCACAGCCACCAGCCGCATCCTCCTGCACAAGTCCATCGCCGCCGAATTCACGCAGAAACTCGTAGCCCGCGCAGCCGCTCTCAAAGTCGGCAACGGCCTCGAAGAAGGCATCGAAGTAGGCCCCCAGGTCAACTCCGACCAGATCGCAACATCCACCAAATACGTAGCCATCGCCGAAGCCGAAGGCGCAAAGATCCTCACCGGCGGCAAAGCCCTCACCGAAGCCCCCTACGCCAACGGAACCTTCTTCGCCCCCACCGTCATCGGATCGGTCACACCCTCCATGCGCATCGCCCGCGAAGAAGTCTTCGGCCCCGTAGTCGCCCTCATAGAATTCAACACCTTCGAAGAAGCCATCGAGATAGCCAACAGCATCGACTACGGCCTTTCAACATCCCTCTACTCCAGGGATGTAAATCGCGCCTTCACCGCAATGCGCGACCTCGAAGCAGGCATCACCTACATCAACGCCCCCACCATCGGCGCCGAAGTCCACCTACCCTTCGGCGGCGTAAAACAAACCGGCAACGGTCACCGCGAAGGCAACGGCGCAATCGACTTCTACACCATCTGGAAAGCCGTCTACTTCGACTACAGCGACACCCTGCAACGCGCCCAAATCGACAACGCCGAATAA